In the genome of Fusobacterium perfoetens, one region contains:
- a CDS encoding RluA family pseudouridine synthase, translated as MMKYIIEKDNEGVRLDRYLRKKLKDTPLTEIFKALRIGKIKVNNKKKKENYRLVEGDKIFIGIGNLEEMEEKKDFIKLSQEDREFLSKNIVFENDDLIIFNKDKDIVMHKGSGFEYGISEMFKSYYETDDFNFINRIDKKTSGLVIGAKNKISTRVLAEELRENNIRKKYYILVHGNIQKNIFIIENYLKKIEDKVIVTNANDEEGKIAITHFKVIKRYEKYTLLEGELLTGRTHQLRVQLSNIGNPIVGDTRYGKKDGENTLYLNSFYCEIPKYNIKIENSLPDFFVKKLGD; from the coding sequence ATTATGAAATATATAATAGAAAAAGATAATGAGGGTGTAAGGCTTGATAGATATCTTAGAAAAAAACTAAAAGATACACCACTTACAGAGATATTTAAAGCTTTGAGAATCGGAAAAATAAAAGTAAATAATAAAAAAAAGAAAGAAAATTATCGTCTTGTAGAGGGAGATAAAATCTTTATAGGAATTGGAAATCTAGAAGAGATGGAAGAGAAAAAAGATTTTATAAAGTTATCTCAAGAGGATAGAGAGTTTTTATCTAAAAATATAGTTTTTGAAAATGATGATTTGATAATTTTTAATAAAGATAAAGATATTGTTATGCACAAAGGTAGTGGATTTGAATATGGAATTTCAGAAATGTTTAAATCTTACTACGAAACAGATGATTTTAACTTTATCAATAGAATAGATAAAAAAACTTCTGGTTTAGTAATCGGTGCTAAGAATAAAATTTCCACAAGAGTTTTAGCTGAAGAGTTAAGAGAAAATAATATAAGAAAAAAATATTATATTTTAGTTCATGGCAATATTCAAAAAAATATATTTATTATTGAAAATTATCTAAAAAAAATAGAAGATAAAGTAATTGTAACTAATGCTAATGATGAAGAGGGAAAAATTGCAATAACTCATTTTAAAGTTATAAAAAGATATGAAAAATATACTCTTTTAGAAGGGGAACTTTTAACAGGAAGAACACATCAACTGAGAGTTCAACTTTCAAATATAGGAAATCCAATAGTTGGAGACACTCGTTATGGGAAAAAAGATGGAGAAAATACACTGTATCTAAACTCTTTTTATTGCGAGATACCAAAATATAATATAAAAATAGAAAATAGTCTGCCAGATTTTTTTGTAAAAAAACTTGGTGACTAA
- a CDS encoding LptF/LptG family permease: MAMKKLDIYISKSFIKSFFISLIAFVNIFVLSQLFKVFRYVGEGRLTPNEGVLYILCMLPKVIMNVTPLAVLLGALMFISKMASNLEIISLKTAGISFRRIIRFPLIIAFIISIFVFVINGYLYPIGERMQRELRGDAISTLLPTEKRNGFIRDEHNNLYMFDYLNVPAGEAKGVQVVEMSDDFEKIDRVLFADKASFDRKTNRWVLKNVKISNIDSKTQENLKTYTSDEYDEEPEKFVTRLVDARILTNRELRHELVNLKNTGIDTRDGLSEIAGRYSFPFASFIIVFLGLSLGSRYVRNSSAINVIISVFLGYGYYIVQASFEAYGKNGYLNPFVCGWIPNIIFLLIGIYFVRKAEY, from the coding sequence ATGGCAATGAAAAAATTAGATATTTATATAAGTAAAAGTTTTATAAAATCTTTTTTCATATCTCTTATAGCTTTTGTAAATATATTTGTACTAAGCCAACTTTTCAAAGTATTTAGATATGTAGGAGAGGGAAGACTTACTCCAAATGAGGGAGTTTTATATATTCTTTGTATGTTGCCAAAAGTTATAATGAATGTTACTCCTCTTGCTGTACTTTTGGGAGCTTTGATGTTTATAAGTAAGATGGCAAGTAATCTTGAAATAATATCTTTAAAAACTGCTGGGATTAGTTTTAGGAGAATTATCCGTTTTCCACTTATAATTGCTTTTATAATTTCTATTTTTGTTTTTGTAATAAACGGATATCTTTATCCAATCGGAGAAAGAATGCAAAGAGAATTAAGAGGAGATGCAATTTCAACTCTTCTTCCAACAGAAAAAAGAAATGGATTTATAAGAGACGAGCATAATAATCTTTATATGTTTGATTACTTAAATGTACCTGCTGGAGAGGCTAAAGGTGTACAAGTAGTTGAGATGAGTGATGATTTTGAAAAAATAGACAGAGTTTTATTTGCTGATAAAGCGTCATTTGATAGAAAAACAAATAGATGGGTTTTAAAAAATGTAAAGATAAGTAATATAGATTCTAAAACTCAGGAGAATTTAAAAACTTACACATCTGATGAGTATGATGAAGAACCAGAAAAATTTGTAACACGTCTTGTAGATGCTAGAATATTAACTAACAGAGAACTTAGACATGAACTTGTAAATTTAAAAAATACTGGAATTGATACAAGAGATGGATTATCAGAGATAGCAGGAAGATATTCATTTCCATTTGCAAGTTTTATAATAGTATTTTTGGGACTTTCACTTGGAAGTAGATATGTAAGAAATTCTTCAGCTATTAATGTAATAATAAGTGTATTTTTAGGATATGGATATTATATAGTTCAAGCCTCATTTGAAGCTTATGGAAAAAATGGATATTTAAATCCTTTTGTCTGTGGTTGGATACCAAATATAATATTTTTATTGATAGGAATATATTTTGTAAGAAAGGCTGAGTATTAG
- a CDS encoding YebC/PmpR family DNA-binding transcriptional regulator has translation MSGHSKWNNIQHRKGAQDKKRASLFTKLGKELTIAAKEGGGDPNFNPRLRLAIDKAKAGNMPKDILERAIKKGTGELEGVDYIEMRYEGYGPAGTAFIVEVVTDNKNRSASEVRTAFSRKGGNLGADGAVSWMFNKKGEIIISAENVADSEEFMMVALEAGAEDIVEEDGEFQVLTDPADFQTVLQTLTDAGYKYEEAEITMLPENKVAITDLDTAKKVMVLYDALDDLDDVQEVFSNFDIPDEIMEQLN, from the coding sequence ATGTCAGGACATAGTAAATGGAATAACATTCAACACAGAAAAGGAGCTCAAGATAAAAAAAGAGCTAGCTTATTTACAAAATTAGGAAAAGAGTTAACAATCGCAGCTAAAGAAGGTGGAGGAGATCCTAACTTCAACCCAAGACTTAGACTTGCTATTGATAAAGCTAAAGCAGGAAATATGCCTAAAGACATATTAGAAAGAGCTATAAAAAAAGGAACTGGAGAATTAGAAGGTGTAGACTACATCGAAATGAGATATGAAGGATATGGACCAGCTGGAACTGCTTTCATCGTTGAAGTTGTTACTGATAATAAAAACAGATCTGCTTCTGAAGTAAGAACTGCTTTCTCTAGAAAAGGTGGAAACCTTGGAGCTGACGGAGCTGTTTCTTGGATGTTCAACAAAAAAGGAGAAATAATCATCTCTGCTGAAAATGTTGCTGATTCTGAAGAATTTATGATGGTAGCATTAGAAGCTGGAGCTGAAGATATAGTTGAAGAAGATGGAGAATTCCAAGTTTTAACTGACCCTGCTGATTTCCAAACTGTTCTTCAAACTTTAACTGATGCTGGATATAAATACGAAGAAGCTGAAATCACAATGTTACCAGAAAACAAAGTTGCTATCACTGATCTTGATACAGCTAAAAAAGTTATGGTACTTTATGATGCTCTTGATGACTTAGATGATGTTCAAGAAGTTTTCTCTAACTTTGATATTCCAGATGAAATAATGGAACAATTAAACTAA
- the dut gene encoding dUTP diphosphatase — protein MEKVTVKITLADGVQKPMYMTEGSAGMDVRANIKEPITLGSLERVLVPTGIKMEIPMGYEVQVRPRSGLALKHGISMANTPGTIDSDYRGEIGVIMINLSKEDFVINPGERIAQLVLGKVYQMDLVEGELSATERGEGGFGHTGR, from the coding sequence ATGGAAAAAGTAACAGTAAAAATAACATTAGCTGATGGAGTACAAAAACCAATGTATATGACAGAAGGGTCAGCTGGAATGGACGTAAGAGCAAATATAAAAGAGCCAATCACTTTAGGAAGTTTAGAAAGAGTTTTAGTTCCAACAGGAATAAAAATGGAAATACCAATGGGATATGAAGTGCAAGTTAGACCAAGAAGTGGACTAGCTTTAAAACACGGAATTTCTATGGCAAATACTCCTGGAACAATAGACAGCGATTATAGAGGAGAAATCGGAGTTATAATGATAAATCTAAGCAAAGAAGATTTTGTTATAAACCCTGGTGAAAGAATAGCTCAACTTGTACTTGGAAAAGTATATCAAATGGATTTAGTAGAGGGAGAGTTATCAGCTACAGAAAGAGGAGAAGGTGGATTCGGTCACACTGGAAGATAA
- a CDS encoding serine/threonine protein kinase translates to MKKLFLFLFLTMGLNLLAYDFPLKDPYIATVFGSSTLMAKGIQEKIPLKYYTTDFVDTREIPANLEYQDDYKFTMALQDKKAPLVFILSGTGSSASSLKTQYFQRIFYSAGYHVVGISSIMNANSLVSLSFEKIPGNLINDGMDLYRALEKIKPFVESKVAVENYNIMGYSLGGTHSAVVSFLDSKEKVFDFKNVFMVNPAVNLFDSASLLDNMFDKSVNYNVDNFFIKINEILTALSYSQGTSVDNFTKNPAKILKDLKISENELKMGIGLVFRLNAIDVNFLTDYSNQMKNYSDYKIDKYENMGKYFERVNFATFGDYIEKIALPYYQERYNKNMTVKDVAKFSDLKIIDNYLKNAKNIKVVTNKDEIILTKAHLNYLKKTFGDRLYIYPYGGHCGNMFYQENIDYMLNAMKEGR, encoded by the coding sequence ATGAAAAAATTATTCTTATTTCTTTTTTTAACTATGGGATTAAATCTACTTGCTTATGATTTTCCTTTAAAAGACCCATATATTGCAACTGTTTTTGGTTCATCTACTCTTATGGCAAAAGGTATTCAAGAAAAAATTCCTCTTAAATATTATACAACAGATTTTGTTGATACAAGAGAAATTCCAGCTAATCTTGAATATCAAGATGATTATAAATTTACTATGGCTCTACAGGATAAAAAAGCACCACTTGTATTTATTCTTTCTGGTACTGGTTCAAGTGCATCTTCTTTAAAAACTCAGTACTTCCAAAGAATATTTTATTCAGCTGGTTATCACGTTGTAGGAATTTCTTCAATAATGAATGCAAACTCTTTAGTTTCTCTTTCATTTGAAAAAATCCCTGGAAATCTTATAAACGACGGAATGGATTTGTATAGAGCTTTAGAAAAAATAAAACCATTTGTAGAAAGCAAAGTGGCTGTTGAAAATTATAATATTATGGGATACAGTCTTGGAGGAACTCACTCAGCTGTAGTTTCTTTCTTAGACAGCAAAGAAAAAGTTTTTGATTTTAAAAATGTATTTATGGTAAATCCTGCTGTTAATCTTTTTGACTCAGCAAGTCTTTTAGATAATATGTTTGATAAATCTGTTAATTACAATGTGGATAATTTCTTTATAAAAATAAATGAGATTTTAACTGCTCTATCATATTCACAAGGAACTTCTGTTGATAATTTTACAAAAAATCCTGCTAAAATTTTAAAGGATCTGAAAATATCTGAAAATGAATTAAAAATGGGAATTGGTCTTGTATTTAGATTAAATGCCATTGATGTAAACTTCTTAACAGATTACTCAAATCAAATGAAAAATTATTCTGACTATAAAATAGATAAATATGAAAATATGGGAAAATATTTTGAACGTGTTAATTTCGCAACTTTTGGTGATTATATTGAGAAAATCGCTCTTCCATATTATCAAGAAAGATACAATAAAAATATGACTGTTAAAGATGTGGCAAAATTCTCTGATTTAAAAATTATAGACAACTACCTAAAAAATGCTAAAAATATAAAAGTTGTTACAAATAAAGATGAAATTATTTTAACAAAAGCTCATCTTAATTATTTAAAGAAAACTTTTGGAGATAGATTATACATCTATCCATATGGTGGACATTGTGGAAATATGTTCTATCAAGAAAATATCGATTATATGCTAAATGCTATGAAGGAGGGAAGATAA
- a CDS encoding DUF368 domain-containing protein, translating to MNFLKGIGIGIANVIPGVSGGTMAVLFGIYDKLVECIANFLQAPKEKKIEYIKFLLPLVIGCGVGILFFANIIGYLYENYPIYTKGAFIILVLPSIPVIIKGESFANVKNILAFAFGLMFVIGFFMITHKFSGNSFERQEIFTTAYGLKLCLCGALAGGAMIIPGISGSLLLLALGEHENVINYIGRVDIIPLAYFTVGVGLGILIFTKIINYFLVNYRSKTLFVILGIVVASLVELLINI from the coding sequence ATGAATTTTTTAAAGGGAATTGGAATTGGAATTGCCAATGTTATTCCTGGTGTTTCAGGTGGAACAATGGCTGTTCTATTTGGAATATATGATAAATTAGTTGAGTGTATAGCAAATTTTTTGCAAGCCCCAAAAGAAAAAAAGATAGAGTATATTAAATTTTTATTACCTCTAGTGATAGGTTGTGGAGTTGGAATTTTATTTTTTGCTAATATAATAGGTTACTTATATGAAAATTATCCAATATATACAAAAGGAGCTTTTATCATCTTAGTACTTCCTTCAATACCTGTTATTATAAAAGGGGAAAGTTTTGCAAATGTTAAAAATATTCTTGCTTTTGCATTTGGATTGATGTTTGTAATAGGTTTCTTTATGATTACTCATAAATTTTCTGGAAACTCTTTTGAAAGACAAGAGATTTTTACTACTGCTTATGGATTAAAACTTTGTCTATGTGGTGCTTTAGCTGGCGGAGCGATGATAATACCAGGAATTTCTGGATCGTTACTTCTTTTGGCACTAGGAGAACACGAAAATGTTATAAATTATATAGGTAGAGTTGATATAATACCTCTTGCTTATTTTACTGTGGGAGTAGGACTTGGAATATTGATATTCACTAAAATAATAAATTATTTCTTGGTAAATTATAGAAGTAAGACACTATTTGTAATACTTGGTATAGTAGTAGCATCTTTAGTTGAGCTTTTAATAAATATATAA
- a CDS encoding YlmH/Sll1252 family protein, which yields MDKKGFLNLFKNDDEQIIVKLWEDIELAQNIDYFIETDMFYPPNIWNILEKININGMKFLMCGLTENSEKKNIIIFPKDFQGEMPEFQLTFFKIDGTNRFKELEHKDFLGTIMSLGIKREILGDLIVKENIAYGVILKEKFEIIENLEKVSNIPVKISEISKDEVPQSEFKELLITVPSIRLDSVVGEITNNSRQKSVSLIDEGFVMVNYNIQKSKSLELKEKDIITIRKVGKFIFENIVGENKKGKIKILIKMFK from the coding sequence ATGGATAAAAAAGGTTTTTTAAATCTTTTTAAAAATGATGATGAACAAATTATAGTAAAATTATGGGAAGATATTGAGTTAGCTCAAAATATAGATTATTTTATTGAAACTGATATGTTTTATCCACCAAATATCTGGAATATATTGGAAAAAATAAATATTAATGGAATGAAGTTTTTAATGTGTGGATTGACAGAAAACAGCGAGAAAAAAAATATAATAATTTTTCCAAAAGATTTTCAAGGAGAGATGCCAGAATTTCAACTTACATTTTTTAAGATAGATGGAACCAATCGTTTTAAAGAGTTAGAGCATAAAGATTTTTTAGGAACAATAATGAGCCTTGGAATAAAAAGAGAGATTTTAGGGGACTTGATTGTAAAAGAAAATATCGCCTACGGTGTAATATTAAAAGAAAAATTTGAAATTATCGAAAACTTAGAAAAAGTTTCAAATATTCCAGTAAAAATCTCTGAAATCTCAAAAGATGAAGTGCCTCAAAGTGAATTTAAAGAGCTTTTGATAACAGTTCCCTCAATAAGACTTGATAGTGTTGTTGGAGAAATCACAAATAATTCACGTCAAAAATCAGTTTCTCTTATAGATGAGGGATTTGTAATGGTAAATTATAATATCCAAAAATCCAAGTCTTTAGAATTAAAGGAAAAAGATATAATAACAATAAGAAAAGTTGGGAAATTTATTTTTGAAAATATAGTCGGAGAAAATAAAAAAGGTAAGATAAAAATTTTGATAAAGATGTTTAAATAA
- a CDS encoding MBL fold metallo-hydrolase, translating to MEISILGSGSGGNSTFINIDGIKILVDAGFSGKKLEEKLNNIGESLENIKGILITHEHTDHIQGAGIVSRKYNIPLYITKESFFAGQKKLGKISEENLKFIDTFEFFINDKIKVQPFDVMHDAERTVGFRIEEISSKKVLGISTDIGYVDNRVREFFRGVNIMIIESNYDYQMLMECNYPWDLKDRVKSRNGHLSNNDAAKFVCENYSSNLKKVYLAHISKDSNNFNIVSNTIISEMNRRNISIPIEITTQDTVTKLYKL from the coding sequence ATGGAAATATCAATACTTGGTAGTGGTAGTGGAGGAAACTCTACTTTTATAAATATCGATGGTATAAAAATTTTAGTTGATGCTGGTTTTAGCGGAAAAAAACTAGAAGAAAAACTTAATAATATTGGAGAATCTTTAGAAAATATAAAAGGGATTCTTATAACTCACGAACATACAGACCATATTCAAGGGGCTGGGATTGTATCTAGAAAATATAATATCCCTCTTTATATTACAAAAGAAAGTTTTTTTGCTGGTCAAAAAAAACTTGGAAAGATCTCTGAAGAAAATTTAAAATTTATTGATACTTTTGAATTTTTTATAAACGATAAAATAAAAGTTCAACCTTTTGATGTTATGCACGACGCTGAAAGAACTGTGGGATTTAGAATTGAGGAGATCTCTTCTAAAAAAGTTTTGGGAATATCAACTGACATAGGATATGTTGACAATAGAGTAAGAGAATTTTTTAGAGGGGTCAACATTATGATAATCGAATCAAACTATGATTATCAAATGCTTATGGAGTGTAACTACCCTTGGGATTTGAAAGACCGTGTAAAAAGTAGAAATGGACATCTTTCTAATAATGATGCTGCAAAATTTGTTTGTGAAAATTATTCGTCTAATCTAAAAAAAGTATACTTGGCACATATTAGCAAAGATAGTAATAATTTTAATATCGTTTCAAATACTATTATCAGTGAAATGAATAGAAGAAATATCTCTATACCTATTGAAATCACAACTCAAGATACTGTTACTAAGTTGTACAAACTATAA
- a CDS encoding 5-formyltetrahydrofolate cyclo-ligase, which produces MNNQEIKKNLRKKIRKIRESLSFEEKENLSDMIIKKFLEDDVLKNSKTIMSYMSFKNEVETTKLHEYLLSLGKTILLPKMVGDNIIPIKISKEFSCGNFGVVEPIGDEFLRDIDLVIVPGVVFNKKGDRIGFGKGFYDRFLSCEKYKNSYKISLAYDFQLDDSFSGEEFDIKIDKLITEKEILTF; this is translated from the coding sequence ATGAATAACCAAGAGATCAAAAAAAATCTAAGAAAAAAAATTAGAAAAATTCGCGAATCTCTTTCTTTTGAAGAAAAAGAAAATCTAAGTGATATGATTATAAAAAAATTTTTAGAAGATGATGTTTTAAAAAATTCTAAAACTATTATGAGTTATATGTCTTTTAAAAACGAGGTTGAAACCACTAAACTTCACGAATATCTTTTAAGCCTTGGAAAAACTATTCTTTTACCTAAAATGGTAGGAGATAATATAATCCCTATAAAAATTTCTAAAGAGTTTTCCTGTGGAAATTTTGGAGTAGTAGAGCCAATAGGAGATGAGTTTTTAAGAGATATTGATCTGGTTATCGTTCCTGGAGTTGTTTTTAATAAAAAAGGGGATAGGATTGGTTTTGGAAAAGGATTTTATGATAGGTTTTTATCTTGTGAAAAATATAAAAACTCTTATAAAATATCTCTTGCTTATGATTTTCAATTAGATGATAGTTTTTCAGGTGAAGAGTTTGATATAAAAATTGATAAACTTATTACAGAAAAAGAGATTTTAACTTTTTAA
- a CDS encoding M16 family metallopeptidase produces MSDNIKKRTLDNGIPVLMDKIQGISSASLGVFVKTGAKNELPGEEGISHFIEHMMFKGTKNRTAKEISEEIDNVGGIINAYTGKEVTTYYVQMLSNRIQIGIDVLTDMFLNSNFLEENIEREKGVVIEEINMYEDIPEEIIHDKNGSLVISGPQSNIILGSVKSVGELTREKIINYVKEQYSPENMVISIAGNFDEEDVFEKLNSGFGTIEKIERKREYNGKMEIKTPKTIIKKDSNQVHLCFNTIGKSATDPKRYEVAILANTLGGNMSSRLFQKIREDRGLAYSVYSYTSSFEEGGIITIYAGTTLKDYKEVVRLIREEFQDIKNNGISEKELQKTKNQFLSAVTFGLESSKGRMTRMANSYLFYKEVKDLDDVLKEIEKITVEDIKEVAKEVFDEKYYSLTVLGNIEEGDLN; encoded by the coding sequence ATGTCAGATAATATAAAAAAAAGAACTCTTGATAATGGAATACCTGTTCTTATGGATAAAATTCAAGGGATAAGTAGTGCCTCTTTAGGTGTTTTTGTAAAAACTGGAGCTAAAAATGAACTTCCTGGAGAAGAGGGAATTTCTCATTTTATAGAGCATATGATGTTTAAGGGGACTAAAAATAGAACAGCTAAAGAAATATCAGAAGAGATAGATAATGTTGGTGGAATAATTAACGCTTATACTGGAAAAGAAGTAACTACATATTATGTACAAATGTTATCCAATAGAATTCAAATAGGAATTGATGTTTTAACAGATATGTTTCTAAATTCTAATTTCTTGGAAGAAAATATCGAAAGAGAAAAAGGTGTAGTTATTGAAGAGATAAATATGTATGAAGATATTCCTGAAGAAATTATTCATGATAAAAATGGAAGTCTTGTAATCTCTGGACCACAAAGTAATATTATTCTTGGAAGTGTAAAAAGTGTAGGAGAACTTACAAGAGAAAAGATAATTAACTATGTAAAAGAACAATATAGCCCAGAAAATATGGTAATCTCTATAGCTGGAAACTTTGATGAAGAAGATGTATTTGAAAAGTTAAATAGTGGATTTGGAACTATAGAAAAAATAGAAAGAAAAAGAGAATATAATGGAAAGATGGAGATAAAAACTCCAAAAACTATTATTAAAAAAGATAGTAATCAAGTACATCTTTGCTTTAATACTATTGGAAAATCTGCTACTGACCCAAAAAGATATGAAGTGGCAATCTTAGCCAATACTCTTGGTGGAAATATGAGTTCAAGACTTTTCCAAAAAATAAGAGAGGACAGAGGTCTTGCTTATTCAGTATATAGTTATACTTCATCTTTTGAAGAGGGAGGAATAATAACTATATATGCTGGAACTACTCTTAAAGACTATAAAGAGGTTGTAAGATTAATAAGAGAAGAGTTTCAAGATATAAAAAATAATGGAATAAGTGAAAAAGAGTTACAAAAAACTAAAAATCAATTTTTAAGTGCTGTAACTTTTGGTCTTGAAAGCAGTAAAGGTAGAATGACTAGAATGGCAAATTCTTATCTATTCTACAAAGAAGTTAAAGATTTAGATGATGTATTAAAAGAGATTGAAAAAATAACTGTAGAGGATATAAAAGAAGTTGCAAAAGAAGTATTCGATGAAAAATATTATTCTTTAACAGTTCTTGGAAATATAGAAGAAGGAGATTTAAACTAA
- a CDS encoding VacJ family lipoprotein, with protein sequence MKKFKMLSLIFISSLLIGCSNTSEKSAEIDKNFVETTVQEDKDILFGKSDYFSPINRRVYAFNSFADRVVLAPTLRTYDYYTPDFVQDRIKNFFSNFGDIKTAGNLLLQFRIPETLETIFRFGINSSIGLLGTFDVASKMGFPKYRESLGNTFAYYGVPSGPYIVAPLLGPSNFRDLVGLGVESYGLSELDPYDDIHIDVGSIWFTSLFGLQTKKNAGIYFGETDFIFEYEYMQYLSKKLTEYNLNKAKNTRKNIL encoded by the coding sequence ATGAAAAAATTTAAAATGCTTTCTTTGATTTTTATCTCCTCTCTTTTGATTGGTTGTAGCAACACTTCAGAAAAATCTGCTGAAATAGATAAAAATTTTGTAGAAACAACTGTGCAAGAGGATAAAGATATACTTTTTGGAAAATCTGATTATTTTAGTCCAATAAACAGAAGAGTTTATGCTTTTAACTCCTTTGCAGATAGAGTTGTACTAGCTCCAACTTTAAGAACATATGATTATTATACTCCTGATTTTGTTCAAGATAGAATTAAAAATTTCTTTTCAAACTTTGGAGATATAAAAACAGCTGGAAATTTATTACTTCAATTTAGAATCCCAGAAACTTTAGAAACTATTTTTAGATTTGGAATAAACTCATCAATCGGACTTCTTGGAACTTTTGATGTGGCATCTAAAATGGGATTTCCAAAATATAGAGAGTCTTTAGGAAATACTTTTGCTTATTATGGTGTTCCTTCTGGTCCTTATATTGTAGCTCCTCTTTTAGGTCCTAGCAATTTTAGAGATTTAGTTGGACTTGGTGTGGAAAGCTATGGATTATCAGAACTTGATCCATATGACGATATTCATATTGATGTTGGTTCTATCTGGTTTACATCACTTTTTGGACTTCAAACTAAAAAAAATGCAGGAATATATTTTGGAGAGACAGATTTTATATTTGAGTATGAATATATGCAATATTTATCAAAAAAATTAACAGAATATAACTTAAATAAAGCTAAAAATACAAGAAAAAATATTCTATAA
- a CDS encoding uracil-DNA glycosylase produces MEKKELWEELSFEINNIPKIKESFEDDDEKAILGSGNKSANLLFIGDESDLYETEDLKVMVGSSGEFLIKLCDMAGFIPEDYYITTLTKCQLKYKDLFEEEQNYLRELLDMQIAITEPKIIVTFGQYSAEALLGREINFGKERGKFIDWKGGIKVLITYDVRFVKEARENTGRNSTVAIDFWKDLLLAKKELEKLNSPQEENGNE; encoded by the coding sequence ATGGAAAAGAAAGAACTATGGGAAGAACTTTCCTTTGAGATAAATAATATTCCAAAAATAAAAGAGAGCTTTGAAGATGATGATGAAAAGGCTATTCTTGGAAGTGGAAATAAATCTGCAAATCTTTTATTCATTGGAGATGAAAGCGACCTTTACGAAACAGAAGATTTAAAAGTTATGGTAGGTTCTAGTGGAGAATTCCTAATAAAACTTTGTGATATGGCTGGATTTATCCCAGAGGATTATTATATAACTACTCTTACAAAATGCCAATTAAAATATAAAGACCTTTTTGAAGAGGAACAAAATTATTTAAGAGAGCTTTTAGATATGCAAATAGCTATTACAGAACCAAAAATCATCGTTACTTTTGGACAATATTCTGCTGAAGCTTTACTTGGCAGAGAGATTAATTTTGGAAAAGAGAGAGGAAAATTTATCGATTGGAAAGGTGGAATAAAAGTCCTTATTACTTACGATGTTAGATTTGTAAAAGAGGCTCGTGAAAATACAGGAAGAAATTCTACTGTTGCTATTGATTTTTGGAAAGATCTACTTTTAGCTAAAAAAGAACTCGAAAAATTAAACTCTCCTCAAGAGGAAAACGGAAATGAATAA